Part of the Halomarina litorea genome is shown below.
CCTGATACACCAGCACACACCACACCAATGACGACGAACACGGAGAAAGTCGCGCTCGCCTTCTCGGGCGGCCTCGACACGACAGTCTGCGTCCCGCTACTGAAAGAGGAGTACGGCTACGACGAGGTCATCGGCGTCACCGTCGACGTCGGCCAACCGGCCGAGGAGTTCGACGAGGCCGAGGAGACGGCCGAGGCACTCGGTCTCGACCACTACGTTGTCGACGCGCAAGCCGAGTTCGCGGACCTCTGTTTCGACTCGGTCCGCGCGAACGCCGACTACCAGGGCTACCCGCTCGGGACCGCCCTCGCGCGCCCCGTCATCGCCGAGGCCATCCTCGACGTCGCACAGGAACAGGGCTGTACCGCCATCGCCCACGGCTGTACGGGCAAGGGCAACGACCAGCTCAGGTTCGAGGCCGTCTGGCGCGCCTCCGACCTCGCGGTCATCGCGCCGGTGCGCGAACTCGGCCTCACCCGCGAGTGGGAGAGCGAGTACGCCGCCGAGCGTGACCTGCCCGTCGAGGGCGGCAACGAGGGCGCCTGGAGCATCGACACGAACCTCTGGAGTCGCTCCGTCGAGGGCGACGACCTGGAGGACCCCGGCTACGTGCCCCCCGAGGACATCTACGAGTGGACCGACACGCCCGGGAACGCGGAGACGGAACTCGTCGAAATCGAGTTCGAGGACGGCTACCCGGTCGCCGTCGACGGGGAGGAGATGGATCCAGTCGCCCTCATCGACCACCTGAACGAGGTGGCCGGGAAACACGGGGTCGGTCGTACGGACATGATGGAAGACCGCATGCTCGGCCTGAAGGTCCGCGAGAACTACGAACACCCCGCCGCGACGGCCCTGCTGAACGCACACGAGGCGCTCGAAGGCCTCGTCCTCACGCAGGAGGAGCGCTCGTTCAAGAAGCAGGTCGACCAGCAGTGGTCTGAGAAGGCCTACCAGGGTCTCGTGGACGCGCCGCTGGTCGACGCCCTCGACGGGTTCATCGCGAGCACGCAGGAGCGCGTGACCGGGACGGTGACCCTGAAACTGGAGGGGGGGCAGTGTCGCCCGGTGGGCCGCGAGAGCGACTTCGCGGTGTACTCCGAGTCGGCCGCCTCGTTCAACACGGAGACCGTCGACGGCATCGAACAGGCCGACGCGACGGGCGTAGCGAAGTACCACGGCTTCCAGGGCCGCCTCGCGAAGCAGGTCATCGGGGGGCAGGAGGCACCCGCCGCGGTGACCGACGGCGGTGCCAGCCACCTCACGGACGACGGGACCGGAGACGAGGAGTAATCATGGTCGGCGACGGCGAGGGGGGAAGCTCCTCCGGGAGCCGGACGGCGTCCGGCGACAGCGACGTGGTGCGCAGGGAGCGCTTCAGCGGCGGCCCCGCCCGCGAGTTCCTCTCGTCGCTCGCCGCCGACGAGCGCATCTTCGACGCGGACCTCGCGGTGGACCGCGCGCACGTCGTGATGCTCGCCGAACGGGGAATCGTCGCGAACGACGAGGCGGGCGACATCCTCACCGCCCTCGACATCGTGGAGGTCGCCGGCCACGACGACCTGCCGAACGGCGAGGACGTCCACGCGGCCATCGAGACGGCCGTCATCGAGGAGATCGGCCCCGTCGGCGGGAAGATGCACACCGCCCGCTCGCGCAACGACGAGGTGGCGACGTGCATCCGCTATCGCCTCCGCGAGGACCTGCTGGATGCCGTGGAGGCGACCGTGACGCTCCGCGAGGCGCTGCTCGACGTGGCCGCGGAGCACACCGAGACGGTGATGCCCGGCTTCACCCACCTCCAGCCCGCCCAGCCGACGACCGTGGCCCACTGGTGCTGTTCGTACGCGCAGGCGCTCGCCCGCGACACGGCCCGCCTGCTCGACGCGTACGAGCGGGTCAATCGGTCGCCGCTGGGCGCGGCGGCGTTCGCGGGCACCACCTTCGACGTGGACCGCGAACGCGTCGCCGCCCTACTCGGGTTCGACGGCGTGCTGGAGAACGCGATGGACGCGAGCGCGACGCGCGACTTCCTCGTGGAGTCGGTGAGCGCGCTGGCGACGCTCTCGACGACCCTCTCCGGTCTCGCCGAGGACCTCGTCGTCTTCGCGAACAAGGGGTACGTCGCCCTCTCTGACGACTACTCCTCTACCTCCTCCATCATGCCCCAGAAGGTGAACCCGGACACCCTCGAACTCGTGCGGGCGACGGCGGGCGACGCGAGCGCGGGGCTCAACGGCCTGCTGACGACGCTGAAGGGTCTGCCCCGTGCGTACAACCGCGACCTGCAGCGCGCGACGCCCCACGCGTGGGAGGCGGTCGACGCCGTGACCCACGCGACGGACGTCGCCGCGGGCGCGGTGGCGACGGCCGACTGGCCCGAAGAAGTACTGGAGGACGCCGCGAGCGAGGGCTTCTCGACGGCGACGGGGGTGGCGGACCTGCTGGCGGCGGGCGGCCTGCCGTTCCGGACCGCACACGAAATCGTCGCCAAAGCCTCTGAGAGCGGCGCGGACTACGACGCCGTCGCGGCGGCGGCCGAGGAGGTACTGGACGACCCCCTCTCGACGTACGCCTCCCGCGAGGCGGTGGAGGCGGCGCTGGACCCCGTCGAGAACGTCGCGTCGCGCGACTCGCTGGGTGGTCCCGCCCCCGAGGCGGTGGCCGCGCACGTCGAACGCGCCGGGACGGAACTGGCCGAGGACGCGGCGGCCCTCGAAGCGCGCCGCGAGGCGCTGGCGACGGCGAACGCGGCGCTCCGCGAGGAGGTGAACGGGTATGCGTGAGTCGACGGTCGTGACCGCGCGCACCCCCGCCGCCCCTGCCGTCCGACGACCGGTCCCGGGTGCCCGACCGCCGCCGGCTTCGGCCGGGACTGAACTACCACACCGATGATACACCGAAATCGAATCCGACGTTCGCGCCGTTCTGCGGGCCGTTAGCTCTGCTTCGGTCGTTAATTTTCTTTGACACAATCGCTGGTGTTAAGTGGCTATGGTGGTCAGTACCGAGTACAATGGTAGACTGCCCCGAGTGTGGGGGAAGCGTGACCCTGCACGACGACGCTGAGACCGGCGAGATCATCGACTGCGGGACGTGTGGAGCCGAACTCGAGGTCATCGGGACGGACCCCGTCGAACTCGAGACGGCACCCGAACTCGAAGAGGACTGGGGCGAATAGAATGCGTGTCGGCGTGCTGTACTCCCGGATTCGGCGGGACGAGAAGCTCCTGCTGAACGAACTCCGGTCGCGCGACCACGAGGTGGCGAAACTCGACGTCCGCAAACTGCGGTTCGCGCTGGACGAACCGCCAGCCGAACTCGCGGAGTGCGACGTCGTCCTCGACCGCTGTCTCGCCACCAGCCGGAGCCTCTACGCGAGTCAGTTCGTCGACAGCTACGGCGTCCCGGTCGTGAACGGCCCGGAGACGGCCGAGGTATGCGCGGACAAGGCCAAGAACAGCCTCGCGCTCTCGAACGCGGGCGTCCCCACCCCCCGGACGGAGGTGGCGTTCACGAAGGAGACGGCGATGGAGATCATCGAGGACTTCGGTTACCCCTGCGTCCTCAAGCCCGTCGTGGGGTCGTGGGGTCGCCTGATGGCGAAGATCGACTCGCGGTCGGCGGCCGAGGCCATCCTCGAACACAAGGCGACACTCGGCCACTACGAGCACAAGGTGTTCTACGTCCAGGAGTTCGTCGAGAAACCCGGCCGCGACATCCGCGTCGTGGCGACGGACGGCGAACCCGTGGCCGCGATGACGCGCACCTCGGACCACTGGCTGACGAACGCCGCGAAGGGCGCGACGGCCGAACCGTTCGAACTGGACGACGAGGCACTCGACCTCGTCGAACGCGCCAGCGAGGCCGTCGGCGGGGGCCTGCTGGGCGTGGACCTGATGGAGACCGGCGAGTCCGGCTATACGGTCCACGAGGTCAACCACACGGTGGAGTTCAAGGCCCTCTCGGACGCGACGGACGTGGACGTGGCCGCCCGCGTGGTCGACTGGCTGGAGACGAAGGTGCCCGCGGAGGTCAGCGCATGAGTACGGAGACGGCCACCGCCGCCGTCGTCGGCGCGAGCGGGTTCACCGGCGGCGAACTCCTCCGCCTGCTCTCGGCTCACCCCGAGTTCGAGATCGCACAGGCGACGAGTCGCTCCTACACGAACAAGACCGTCGGCTACTCGCATCCCAACCTGCGGGGTCTCGACCTGCGCTTTACCGACCCCGAGGACCTGGAGAGCGTGGACGTGCTGTTCGCCGCGACGCCCCACGGCGTCTCGATGGACCGCATCGACGCGTTCCGCGACGCCGCCGACACCGTCGTGGACCTCTCGGCGGACTTCCGGCTGGACGACGAGGCGGCCTACGACGCCTACTACGACGGACACTCGCGTCCCGAACTCCTCGCGGAGTCGGAGTACGCGCTCCCCGAACTCAACCGGGAGAACCTGCGCGGTGCGGACCTCATCGCCTCGGGGGGGTGTAACGCCACGGCGACCCTGCTGGGTCTCCACCCGCTGAAGGAGGCGGGCATCCTCACGGGCGACGAACGCGCCGTCGTGGACGTGAAGGTCGGCTCGTCGGAGGGCGGCGCGAGTGGGGGAAAGGCCTCCAGCCACCCCGAGCGCTCGGGCGTCGTCCGGCCCTACGCGCCGACGGGCCACCGCCACGAGGCGGAGATAGAGCAGTTCTTCGGGAGCGTCGCGTTCACCGTCCACGCCGTGGAGATGGTGCGCGGGGCCTCGGCGACCTGTCACCTGTTCCCCGACGAACCCGTCACGAAGGGCGACCTGTGGGGGGCCTATCGCGAGGCCTACGAGGACGAACCGTTCGTCCGCCTCGTCGCGGGCGGGGGCGGCGTCTATCGCTACCCCGAACCCAAGGCGGTGGCGGGGACGAACTACGCGGAGGTCGGGTTCGAACTCGACCCCGCGAACGGACGAATCGTGGTCTTCTCGGCCATCGACAACATGATGAAGGGGTCGGCGGGCCAGGCGGTCCACGCCGCCAACATCGCCCTCGGCTTCGAGGAGACGGCCGGACTGGAGTTTCAGGGGCTCCACCCCGTGGGGACACCCTGAGAGAGGTAGTTTTCATGATACGCGAAACGGACACGACGCTGGATGGACGGGCGATGGAACGGGCGACGACAGCACAGACGTCCCCGCGTCCGGTCCCGCCCCGCGGTGCGGCCTCCACGGAGGTGTCACTGTGACGGTCGTGGTCAAAATCGGCGGCGCTCGCGCCGTCGACCCGAAGGGCGCGCTCGCGGACGTGGCCTCGCTCGTCGCGTCGGGCGAGGAGGTAGTCGTCGTCCACGGCGGGTCGACGGCGGTGGACGATACGCTCGACGCCCTCGGCGAGGACCCCGAATACGTCGAGACGCCCTCCGGCGTCGTCGGGCGGTTCACCGACGAGCGCACCATGGAGGTGTTCTCGATGGTGCTGCCGGGCAAACTCAACACCGACCTCGTCGTCGGCCTGCAGAACGCGGGCGTGGAGGCCGTCGGGCTCTCGGGCGTCGACGGCGGCCTGCTGAAAGGCCCCCGGAAGTCGGCCGTGAGAGTCCTCGAAGACGGGAAGAAGAAGATTCGCCGAGGGGACCACTCCGGGCGGGCGGAAGCGGTCAACGCCGACCTGCTGGAGACGCTGTTGGGAGGGGGCTACACGCCCGTCGTCACCGTCCCCATGCTCGCACAGGACGGGGACGACTGGCTGGCGGTCAACTCCGACGCCGACCGGGCGGCCGCCGCGGTGGCGGGCGCACTCGGCGCGGACCTCGTCCTCCTGACGGACGTTCCCGGCGTGCTCGCGGACCTCGACGACCCCGAGTCGGTCATCGACCGGGTCGCGAGTCCGGAGGAGTACGACGCGCTCACGGACGCCGCCGAGGGGTTCATGACCCGGAAGGTGATGGCCGCGACGGAGGCGCTGGAGGGCGGCGCGACGAGCGCCGTCGTCGCCAGCGCGAACGCCGACGCGCCGATCACGGCGGCGCTGGACGGGCAGGGGACGACGATGCTCCCCGACGCGCTGGCGGAGACGGAGGTGGCCGAATGACGAACTTCGTATTCAACGAGAAGCCCGTCCGCATCGCCCGCGGCGAGGGGCCGTATCTCTACAGCGAGGGCGGCGACGAGTTCCTCGACTTCGGGGCCTCCTACGCGGTGACGCCGACGGGCCACTGCCACCCCGACGTGGTCGCGGCGACGCAGGAGCAACTGGAGGAGTTGCTGTACGTGCAGGCGTCGTACCCCGTCGGCGTCCGCGACGAGTTGTTCGAGAAGCTCTCGACGCTCGCGCCCGGCGACGCCGACAACGTCTGGCTCTGTAACTCCGGGACGGAGGCCAACGAGGCCGCCCTGAAGTTCGCCCGGAGCGCCACCGGACGCTCGAAGATCGTGGCGACGACCCGCGGGTTCCACGGCCGGACGATGGGCGCGCTGGCGACGACGTGGAAGGACAAGTACAAGAAGCCCTTCGAACCGCTGGCCGGCGGCGTCGAGTTCGTCGAGTACGGCGACGGCGAGGCGATGGCCGAGGCCGTCGACGACGAGACGGCGGCGGTCATCCTCGAACCCCTGCAAGGCGAGGGCGGCATCAACCCCGCGTCCACCGAGTACCTCGAAGCCGTGCGGGAGGCCTGTGACGACCACGGGGCGGCGATGATACTCGACGAGATACAGACCGGCATCGGCCGCACCGGAGACCTCTGGGCCTGTGAGGGCCACGGCGTGACGCCCGACGTCCTCACCACGGCGAAGGGCATCGCCAGCGGCCTCCCGATGGGCGCGACGCTCTGTCGGGACTGGGTCGCCGAGGGCGCCGGCCCCCACGGGTCGACGTTCTCGGGCGGCCCCGTCGTCTGTGCGGCCGCGAACGCCACCCTCGACGTCGTCGTCGAGGAGGACCTGCCGGGGAACGCGGCGAGCATGGGCGACTACCTGCAGACCGAACTGGACGCCGCCATCGGCGACGAGGTGCGCGATATCCGCGGGCAGGGCCTCATGCTCGGCGTCGAGGTGAAACGCGGGGCGAACCGCCTACTGCCGAAGTTGGCGATGAACCACGGGATACTGGCGCTCCCCGCGGGGCGAACGGTCCTCAGACTGCTCCCGCCGCTTGTCGTCGAGCAGGAGCACTGTGACAGCGTCGTGGACGCGCTGTCGGAGGTCGTGTGATGAGCGAGTCACCCTGTACGACCGGTGAGGGCGCCGGCTCGCACGTCTCGGACGCGGCGGCCCGCGAACTGCTGGAGGAGGTCGTCGCCACGCCCTCGGTCACCGGAGAGGAACGCGCGTGCGCCGAACTGCTGGTCTCGTTCTTCGAGTCCCACGGCCGCGAGGCGTGGCTGGACGACGTGGGCAACGTCCGCGCGCCCGCCGACGACGCAGTGCTCCTGACCTCGCACATCGACACCGTCCCCGGGGACATCCCCGTGCGCGTAGAAGACGGCGGGTCGGCGGAGACGACCCGAGACGGAGGCGGTGAAGCCGCCGAGGCGAACGAGGACGGCCCCGAGCTCTGGGGGAGAGGGAGCGTCGACGCGAAGGGTCCGCTGGTGGCGATGGCCGTCGCCGCGGTCAGCACGGGCGTCTCGTTCGTCGGCGTCGTCGGCGAGGAAGTCGACTCGCGAGGGGCGCACCACCTCGTCGAGGACCGGGCCGCCCCGGAGGCCGTCGTCAACGGCGAACCCTCCGGATGGGACGGCATCACCCTCGGCTACCGGGGGCTGCTGGCGGGCACGTACGTCGCCACGAGTGCCTCCGGGCACACCTCCCGCCCCGAGAACAACGCCATCCAGGACGGGATGGACTGGTGGAACGCGGTGACCGCCGCGTTCGCGGACGACGGCGACGAGTGGACGCCAGTCTTCGAGCGCGTCACCCCGAAACCCATCGACGTGCAGGGCGGGACGAGCGACGACGGCCTCTCGGTGGAGGCGACGATGGAGGTGCAGTTCCGCGTTCCCCCCTCGCTGACCGTCGACGAGGTGCGCGAGGTCGCCGACGGGGAACTGAACGGCGGGACCGTCCGCTGGCACGACTCGGTGCCCCCCGTCATGCAGAGTCCCCGGACCGAGGTGGCCCGCGCGTTCCGCGTCGCCATCCGCGAGGCGGGCGGCGACCCCCGCCTCCTGCGCAAGACGGGCACCGCGGACATGAACCTCTACGCGAAGGCGTGGGACTGCCCGATGGTGACGTACGGGCCGGGCGACTCGGACCTCGACCACGCGCCCGACGAGCACCTCTCGCTCGCGGCGTTCGACCGCTCGGTCGCCGTCCTCGAATCGGTCGCGCGCACGCTGCAGGGTGAGTCCTGATGCGCGGGGACGGTACCCCGCGTCACCTCGTCGACGTCGACGACCTCTCGCGGGAGGAACTGCTGGCGGTCCTCGACCGCGCGGCGGCGCTGAAGGGGTACGTCGAACGGGGCGACCCGCATCGCTACCTCGACGGGCAGACCCTCGGGATGGTCTTCGAGAAGCCCTCGACGCGCACCCGCGTCTCCTTCGAGACAGGGATGACACAACTGGGCGGGCACGCTATCTTCCTCGGGCCGGACGACATCGGCCTCGGGGGGCGCGAACCGGTGAAGGACATCGCGCGCACCCTCTCTCAGTACGTCGACTGCGTCATGGCGCGCGTGTTCGACCACGACGACGTGGTGGAACTCGCGGAGTACGCGACGGTGCCCGTCGTCAACGGCCTGACCGACGACGCCCACCCCTGCCAGACGCTCGCCGACCTCCTCACGGTCCGCGAGACGGTGGGTCTCGACGCCTCCGTCGCGTGGGTCGGCGACGGCAACAACGTCGCCCAGTCGTTCGTGCTGGGGGCGGCCCTCGCGGGCGTCGACCTCACCGTCGCCGCGCCCGACGGCTACGGCATCGACCCGGCGGTGCTCGACCGGGCCGCCGAACTCGGGACGGCCCCGGAGACGACCGACGACCCGGCGGCGGCCGTCGCGGACGCCGACGTGGTGTACACCGACGTCTGGGTCAGCATGGGTCAGGAGGGCGAACGCGAGGAGAAACTCGCCGTCTTCGAGGACGGCGGCTTCCAAGTGAACGACGCCCTGCTCTCGGAGACGGACGCACAGGTCAT
Proteins encoded:
- the argC gene encoding N-acetyl-gamma-glutamyl-phosphate reductase, producing the protein MSTETATAAVVGASGFTGGELLRLLSAHPEFEIAQATSRSYTNKTVGYSHPNLRGLDLRFTDPEDLESVDVLFAATPHGVSMDRIDAFRDAADTVVDLSADFRLDDEAAYDAYYDGHSRPELLAESEYALPELNRENLRGADLIASGGCNATATLLGLHPLKEAGILTGDERAVVDVKVGSSEGGASGGKASSHPERSGVVRPYAPTGHRHEAEIEQFFGSVAFTVHAVEMVRGASATCHLFPDEPVTKGDLWGAYREAYEDEPFVRLVAGGGGVYRYPEPKAVAGTNYAEVGFELDPANGRIVVFSAIDNMMKGSAGQAVHAANIALGFEETAGLEFQGLHPVGTP
- the lysX gene encoding lysine biosynthesis protein LysX, with the protein product MRVGVLYSRIRRDEKLLLNELRSRDHEVAKLDVRKLRFALDEPPAELAECDVVLDRCLATSRSLYASQFVDSYGVPVVNGPETAEVCADKAKNSLALSNAGVPTPRTEVAFTKETAMEIIEDFGYPCVLKPVVGSWGRLMAKIDSRSAAEAILEHKATLGHYEHKVFYVQEFVEKPGRDIRVVATDGEPVAAMTRTSDHWLTNAAKGATAEPFELDDEALDLVERASEAVGGGLLGVDLMETGESGYTVHEVNHTVEFKALSDATDVDVAARVVDWLETKVPAEVSA
- the argH gene encoding argininosuccinate lyase, which codes for MVGDGEGGSSSGSRTASGDSDVVRRERFSGGPAREFLSSLAADERIFDADLAVDRAHVVMLAERGIVANDEAGDILTALDIVEVAGHDDLPNGEDVHAAIETAVIEEIGPVGGKMHTARSRNDEVATCIRYRLREDLLDAVEATVTLREALLDVAAEHTETVMPGFTHLQPAQPTTVAHWCCSYAQALARDTARLLDAYERVNRSPLGAAAFAGTTFDVDRERVAALLGFDGVLENAMDASATRDFLVESVSALATLSTTLSGLAEDLVVFANKGYVALSDDYSSTSSIMPQKVNPDTLELVRATAGDASAGLNGLLTTLKGLPRAYNRDLQRATPHAWEAVDAVTHATDVAAGAVATADWPEEVLEDAASEGFSTATGVADLLAAGGLPFRTAHEIVAKASESGADYDAVAAAAEEVLDDPLSTYASREAVEAALDPVENVASRDSLGGPAPEAVAAHVERAGTELAEDAAALEARREALATANAALREEVNGYA
- a CDS encoding argininosuccinate synthase, producing MTTNTEKVALAFSGGLDTTVCVPLLKEEYGYDEVIGVTVDVGQPAEEFDEAEETAEALGLDHYVVDAQAEFADLCFDSVRANADYQGYPLGTALARPVIAEAILDVAQEQGCTAIAHGCTGKGNDQLRFEAVWRASDLAVIAPVRELGLTREWESEYAAERDLPVEGGNEGAWSIDTNLWSRSVEGDDLEDPGYVPPEDIYEWTDTPGNAETELVEIEFEDGYPVAVDGEEMDPVALIDHLNEVAGKHGVGRTDMMEDRMLGLKVRENYEHPAATALLNAHEALEGLVLTQEERSFKKQVDQQWSEKAYQGLVDAPLVDALDGFIASTQERVTGTVTLKLEGGQCRPVGRESDFAVYSESAASFNTETVDGIEQADATGVAKYHGFQGRLAKQVIGGQEAPAAVTDGGASHLTDDGTGDEE
- a CDS encoding acetylglutamate/acetylaminoadipate kinase, producing MTVVVKIGGARAVDPKGALADVASLVASGEEVVVVHGGSTAVDDTLDALGEDPEYVETPSGVVGRFTDERTMEVFSMVLPGKLNTDLVVGLQNAGVEAVGLSGVDGGLLKGPRKSAVRVLEDGKKKIRRGDHSGRAEAVNADLLETLLGGGYTPVVTVPMLAQDGDDWLAVNSDADRAAAAVAGALGADLVLLTDVPGVLADLDDPESVIDRVASPEEYDALTDAAEGFMTRKVMAATEALEGGATSAVVASANADAPITAALDGQGTTMLPDALAETEVAE
- a CDS encoding [LysW]-lysine hydrolase; the encoded protein is MSESPCTTGEGAGSHVSDAAARELLEEVVATPSVTGEERACAELLVSFFESHGREAWLDDVGNVRAPADDAVLLTSHIDTVPGDIPVRVEDGGSAETTRDGGGEAAEANEDGPELWGRGSVDAKGPLVAMAVAAVSTGVSFVGVVGEEVDSRGAHHLVEDRAAPEAVVNGEPSGWDGITLGYRGLLAGTYVATSASGHTSRPENNAIQDGMDWWNAVTAAFADDGDEWTPVFERVTPKPIDVQGGTSDDGLSVEATMEVQFRVPPSLTVDEVREVADGELNGGTVRWHDSVPPVMQSPRTEVARAFRVAIREAGGDPRLLRKTGTADMNLYAKAWDCPMVTYGPGDSDLDHAPDEHLSLAAFDRSVAVLESVARTLQGES
- a CDS encoding aspartate aminotransferase family protein, which translates into the protein MTNFVFNEKPVRIARGEGPYLYSEGGDEFLDFGASYAVTPTGHCHPDVVAATQEQLEELLYVQASYPVGVRDELFEKLSTLAPGDADNVWLCNSGTEANEAALKFARSATGRSKIVATTRGFHGRTMGALATTWKDKYKKPFEPLAGGVEFVEYGDGEAMAEAVDDETAAVILEPLQGEGGINPASTEYLEAVREACDDHGAAMILDEIQTGIGRTGDLWACEGHGVTPDVLTTAKGIASGLPMGATLCRDWVAEGAGPHGSTFSGGPVVCAAANATLDVVVEEDLPGNAASMGDYLQTELDAAIGDEVRDIRGQGLMLGVEVKRGANRLLPKLAMNHGILALPAGRTVLRLLPPLVVEQEHCDSVVDALSEVV
- the lysW gene encoding lysine biosynthesis protein LysW → MVDCPECGGSVTLHDDAETGEIIDCGTCGAELEVIGTDPVELETAPELEEDWGE
- the argF gene encoding ornithine carbamoyltransferase; translation: MRGDGTPRHLVDVDDLSREELLAVLDRAAALKGYVERGDPHRYLDGQTLGMVFEKPSTRTRVSFETGMTQLGGHAIFLGPDDIGLGGREPVKDIARTLSQYVDCVMARVFDHDDVVELAEYATVPVVNGLTDDAHPCQTLADLLTVRETVGLDASVAWVGDGNNVAQSFVLGAALAGVDLTVAAPDGYGIDPAVLDRAAELGTAPETTDDPAAAVADADVVYTDVWVSMGQEGEREEKLAVFEDGGFQVNDALLSETDAQVMHCLPAHRGEEITDAVVESDRALVWQQAENRLHAQKALLTWLLD